The sequence below is a genomic window from Ciceribacter thiooxidans.
GTCTTCTGGTCGCCGTTGTCGCTACAGGCGGCGAGCAGCAGGAGCACGGCGATAGCGACTATCGTGTTCTTCATCGGTGACTCTCCGTATCAACCGTGAAACCATAGCTCCTGCCGTTTGTTCCAACCGCTGCGAGGCAAGAACCGACAGAGGAGGCTGCACGAGCCATGAAAGACCTGACACGACAGGATATCGAAGGGCGGCTGAACGCCCATCGCGAGCTTCTGGTCACCATCCTTTCCCGGCTGCTGAAGGAGCCGGCCGGCGCCGAGATCCTCCGCTATCTCGAACAGGACGACATGCCCCTCGACGGCGCGGAAGATCCAGGGCTGACGCCTTCTGCCGGGTATGCACGCGAGGCGGTGATGGCCGACGAAGTACGGGCCGTGCTCAATGCCGCCCGCGCGCGGGCGGCGGCATCTTGAACACCCTCACCCCGCGGTGGCGTCCCCGTCTCAATAATCCGCCAGAGGCGCGTTGACCGCCCGGCGCGGTGGCCAGGGATTGTGAAACATCGCCTCCTCCGGGATTGGATGTCCGTGGAAGAGCGCGTAGTTGACATGGCCGGGCGCGCATTCCGCCTCCGAAATATAGTCGAGGATGAGATGCCGCCAATGTTCGCAGGCGGGGATCTCGGGGTCGATCGTTCCGTCGAGAGTGACCTCGGTCGGCACCAGCACGTCGGTGTGATAGAGGGCGCCGTAAGCCCGCTGCGAATAATCGTCCGGGACGTAACGCGGCAACTTCGGCAGCCTGCGCCGTTCTTCGAGCGCGCGAGGATCGTCTTCACGATTGTGCCAGCTGCAACTCGGCATAGCTTCATGACCAATACCGCCATTACCGATCGACCGGATGGCAGTCTCCATGACCCTGTCGATGGCCTCCGTCAGCGACCCTGAAAGCCCACCCTTCACCAAAGAATTTGCCCAATGACCGGGGCTGTTGACCGAGATCATCAGGCCACCGGGGACTCTTCGATCATGATTGCGTGTACGATGAGCCGACGGATAGAAGATATTGATACCGGCCTTGAAGAGCGTGAGGCCCTCACTGCGCAACGGCAGAGACTCCGTGTAGATCACGTCCCGTTCAACAGGAGCATGCTCGACGAGATAGAGATTGGCGATCCGCTCACAGATCGCCAGTAGTGACGGACCCGGCTTAAGGAACGCGAGCCGCGGGCCGTTGAACATAATCAGGAAACCGTGCGCCATTCCTTCGGCGGCGTTTTCCTTCCAGGTCCGCCTGGCCCTTTGGATCTTGTCGCGAACATGGTCGTCACCGCGGGCGATCTCAGCCTCATCGATCCAGCAGACATCAATCCCTATGCCCTGCATGCCGCGTGCACCAAGCCTGCCGAAGAGACATGGTTGGTGGCGCGACGCCCAGTTCAGAAAGGCCGCGCAACGGTCCTCGCGGCTTTTGAGCGGGTCGAGCAATTCGGCATTGGCGGCGTCGATGTCGGCACCGAAACTCGTATCTGGCTCGTGCCTTTGGGCATGTTCGAGCAATTCATGCAAAGAGAGTGTTCGAGAGTATGTTTCCAGATCAATCAGCATATCATCCCCCCAGCAGGCCTTTGAGTACATAAATGACTTGCTCATATATTTTTAAACGTCAAGTAGCAGATTCACGTAACACCTGCAATGCGGGTGAAAATATCGCCCATATTCTCGGAACTGTGACGGGAAAAGCAATTGCTCGCCGCACCGTTGGAGAACGCTTGATATATGATCCAAACATATATAATGTCAGCAGATGAGCAAGGTATCAAACATGCTCGGCGCACTGGCTATGGTCCTCGCGGACGACATGCGCGAGGCCGTCGACGAGGCTCTTAGAACCACGGGCGAGACGGCGGCGGCGCTGATTATGCTCGGCGCCCATCCGGGGGTTCAGATCGGCGAATTGGCGAGGGCGTTGCGCCTCACCCACAGCGGCGCCGTACGCCTCGTCGACCGGCTACAGAAGGAAGAGCTCGTCCGACGCGACGTGGGCCAGGATTCCCGGACCGTGGTGCTCCGTCTCACGCGGGAAGGAGCCAAGCGCCGGCTCATCGCCTTACGGCAACGGGACCGCGTGCTTGAGCGGGCGCTTGCCCACCTTTCCGACTCCGAAGCAGACGCTCTCGGTCGCAGTATCGACAAGATGCTGCGCGGCCTTTTGACGAAGAAGGAACACGGCTATCGCTATTGCAGAATGTGCGACGAAGACACGTGTGTGCCCGAACACTGTCCGGTCGAAGAGCGATGGGAGGAATTGTTCGGATGAGCGAAACGCTTGCAACCTCGCTCGCGGTTGCGGGCAGACGCCGCTGGATCGCCGTATCCGCAATGATCGGGTCGGCCGCTTGCTGGGGCTTTGCGACCGTCATGTCCCGCGATCTCCTCGACACGATGTCATCGAGTGCGCTGCTGGTGGTTCAGCTGACGGCCAGCGTTGCCGCACTTCTGCTTCTCGCCATCCCGAATGCGCCCTGGCGATACCGCTCGAGCGGAATCGGACAGGCCGCCTTGATCGGCATCCTTGAACCGGGGCTCACCTATACGATCGGACTGGTCGGCCTTTCGCTCACCTCCGCCGACAGCGCATCTGTGATCAGTGCCTCCGAGCCCGTTCTGATCGTCTTGGTCGCCTGGCTGCTTCTGCGCCAACGCCCATCACCGGCGCTTATCGGTTGCATCGGACTCGCGGTCGTCGGCCTGCTGTTGGTGTCCGGAGAGGCACTCCTGGAGCGTGGGCAGACAAGCTCGGTCGGAGACAGTCTGATTGTGCTGGCGACGCTGTTTGCCGCAAGTTACGTGGTGTTGTCATCAAGGGTGACCGGAGATTTTCCCGCGGCTACACTCGCTTCCGCCCAGCAGATCGTCGGCCTGGCCTTCGCAATCGGTGTTTTTCTGATCGTGCAGAGCGCCGGTCTGGAGCGGCAGACCCTCACCGGGCTCTCACCCGGGGTACTCGCCTATGCGGCGCTTTCGGGCGTCGTCCAGTATGCTCTCGCCTTCTGGCTCTACCTGGTCGGCCTACGGTACCTCTCGCCGGCCGCCGCGGGCCTCTGGCTGACACTGGTGCCCGTTTTCGGCCTCGTTGGCGCCTATGTATGGCTGCATGAGGTTCCGACAGGGTGGATGATCGCCGGTGCGGCACTGATCATCGGAGCAGTCGTCACCGGCCGGTCTCAGGAATAGGAACGGTGCGGCACGCAGTCCCTCAGTGCCCGGGCTGACCGCTCTCGATCTCAAAGGCGCGGAAAGGCGCCTTCAGGATCCAGGTGATGCCGTCACGTCGATAGTCAAGCGCCACCTTGCCGCCGAACGCGCTGGCGGCATGGCGCTCGATGATCGTCGTGCCGAAACCGTGTCGATGCGGCTCCTCCACCGGAGGTCCGCCACTCTCCGCCCAGCAGATTTCGAGCATCGGCCCGAGATCGCCTTCGGCAATGTGCCACTTCACGAGAATTCGGCCGGTCGGTACCGAAAGAGCCCCATACTTCACCGAATTCGTCCCGAGTTCGTAGAACACAAGGCCGAGATTCTGCACGGCCTGAGTGTTGAGAGTGAAATCCCTGCCCACCAGGGTCACTCGGTCGCACGAGCCCGCGACGGTGGAAAGCTGAAGATTGAGGAGCTGCGACAACGGAATACCAACCCACTGTTCGCGCGCAAGCGCCTCGATGGAGCGCGCGAGGCCGGAAAGGCGCCCACTGATCGCTGCCTGAAACTCCTCCATGTTGCTGCTCTTGCGGGAGATTTGGCGCATCATCGACTGCACGAGTGTAAGGATGTTCGTTGTCCGGTGGACCAGTTCGTTGAGAACCAGGTGAACGCGATCCTCCGCCTGATGCCGGTCGAAGGATGCATTGGAGAGTGCGAAAGCGACCTGGTTCGCTTCGGTAATCTTCGTCATCACCGGAGAAACGATTTCCCCTTCACCGATCTGTTCGGCCATCGCGGAGATCTGCCTCACCGAGCGGCGCAGCTGCTGGGCAACCGCCCAGGCAACCAGAAGACTGACGACCAAAAGGATCGAGCTGCCAAAAAAGAGACGGCGCCAGGTGCTCATGAGCGTTTCTTGCGCGGAGGAGATCGGCCCCCAGGTGACCGTTCGCCAACTCCAGCCCGGAATGCGGTAATAACCGACCAGCGTCTGCGGATCCGACCGTGGTACGACCGCGCTGTCGTTGCCCCCGGTCATCACGTCCACCATTTCCTTCGGAAACGGCGTTCCGGATGGCTGATTGCCCGGCCCGCTCGACACCACGACGTCGCCATCGGCATCGATGATCGCCGACGACCAACCGGGTGGCAGTGCGTCCGTCGCCGTCATGCTCGACAGGTCCCCGGCGTCCTGGGCGAGGATCATCGCCGCGGCATTCGGTGACTGCTCGCGTGTCAACGGCATGGTGACGTTGAAGACCCACCGCTGGCTCGTCGCTCCGAAGAAGATATCCGAGACCTCGATCTGTCCGGACGAGAGCGCGGACTGCAGCGCGGGGATGTTGGACATCCGCTGCAGGGGCTTGCCGGGCGCGACGCGGGTATTCATGAGTTGCTCGCCCTGCCTGTCGACGAGCAGGAGATAAAGCGAACTCGCCCGCAGGCTCGATGCGGTTCGGTCCTGAAAGGCGACGAGATCTCCCGACTTCAATTCGGGTGACGTCGACAACAACCGCAAGGTGGTGGCCATTTCCTGGAGTCGACGTT
It includes:
- a CDS encoding MarR family winged helix-turn-helix transcriptional regulator, yielding MSKVSNMLGALAMVLADDMREAVDEALRTTGETAAALIMLGAHPGVQIGELARALRLTHSGAVRLVDRLQKEELVRRDVGQDSRTVVLRLTREGAKRRLIALRQRDRVLERALAHLSDSEADALGRSIDKMLRGLLTKKEHGYRYCRMCDEDTCVPEHCPVEERWEELFG
- a CDS encoding DMT family transporter, translated to MSETLATSLAVAGRRRWIAVSAMIGSAACWGFATVMSRDLLDTMSSSALLVVQLTASVAALLLLAIPNAPWRYRSSGIGQAALIGILEPGLTYTIGLVGLSLTSADSASVISASEPVLIVLVAWLLLRQRPSPALIGCIGLAVVGLLLVSGEALLERGQTSSVGDSLIVLATLFAASYVVLSSRVTGDFPAATLASAQQIVGLAFAIGVFLIVQSAGLERQTLTGLSPGVLAYAALSGVVQYALAFWLYLVGLRYLSPAAAGLWLTLVPVFGLVGAYVWLHEVPTGWMIAGAALIIGAVVTGRSQE
- a CDS encoding sensor histidine kinase, with the translated sequence MAMAALTVLPFLGFVIFLLVQLENGERATLRRETAQDAQVIGRSVERRLQEMATTLRLLSTSPELKSGDLVAFQDRTASSLRASSLYLLLVDRQGEQLMNTRVAPGKPLQRMSNIPALQSALSSGQIEVSDIFFGATSQRWVFNVTMPLTREQSPNAAAMILAQDAGDLSSMTATDALPPGWSSAIIDADGDVVVSSGPGNQPSGTPFPKEMVDVMTGGNDSAVVPRSDPQTLVGYYRIPGWSWRTVTWGPISSAQETLMSTWRRLFFGSSILLVVSLLVAWAVAQQLRRSVRQISAMAEQIGEGEIVSPVMTKITEANQVAFALSNASFDRHQAEDRVHLVLNELVHRTTNILTLVQSMMRQISRKSSNMEEFQAAISGRLSGLARSIEALAREQWVGIPLSQLLNLQLSTVAGSCDRVTLVGRDFTLNTQAVQNLGLVFYELGTNSVKYGALSVPTGRILVKWHIAEGDLGPMLEICWAESGGPPVEEPHRHGFGTTIIERHAASAFGGKVALDYRRDGITWILKAPFRAFEIESGQPGH